From the genome of Lutzomyia longipalpis isolate SR_M1_2022 chromosome 2, ASM2433408v1, one region includes:
- the LOC129788999 gene encoding maltase 2-like isoform X1, with protein sequence MLCVESLKMGFLRGNCVLRLNSILLLLCGVSSITCGDGASNLNGWVLYQIYPRSFMDTNGDGVGDLRGITAKLPYLSESGINATWLSPIFQSPMVDFGYDISDFTAIHPDYGTMEDFEELLREAKRLHIKVILDFVPNHTSDNHEWFINSVNRVAGFEDYYVWHDGYVDANGEPQPPNNWASVFYGSAWTWNEFRRQFYLHQFTREQPDLNFRNPQVVEEMDRILLFWLEKGVDGFRIDAVNHLFEVDDYRDEPQTGTESDPKSYAFTHHYYTKDLLESYEMVYHWRELMDEFKAKNGGDDKIMLTEAYANISFTMKWYGSSDGTKLGAHIPFNFLLITDLNANSTARDFLYAISKWMIYKPLDAAPNWVLGNHDQSRVASRFGRERVDALNVLLLTLPGISITYNGEEIGMEDNVEISWEESRDPAACNTNSTLYMKFTRDPERTPFQWSDDANAGFSSAPSTWLPVHRDYRSVNLAKQKASERSHYKLYKKLTELRRHPTMINGDFTPMAMNDNVLAYTRELNDHQLFVVVINLSNQEETVNLARIFHRLPPKLRIVAAASHSHYRSGDIFSSHYVNLEPWVGIVAVKISTVVENPHHAGTWGIPQCLEEFLGTAAALITITILYHYFNLHYLPKCSS encoded by the exons ATGTTGTGTGTAGAGAGTCTCAAGATGGGATTTCTTCGTGGGAATTGTGTGCTGAGACTCAATTCAATTCTATTGCTTCTATGTGGAGTGAGTAGCATCACTTGTGGTGATGGTGCGTCTAATCTGAATGGATGGGTCCTGTACCAAATCTACCCGCGCTCCTTCATGGACACAAATGGTGATGGTGTTGGTGACCTCCGTGGTATCACAGCAAAATTGCCGTATCTCAGTGAAAGTGGAATTAATGCTACATGGCTCAGTCCCATCTTTCAGTCACCAATGGTTGATTTTGGCTACGACATCTCCGATTTCACCGCCATCCATCCCGACTACGGCACCATGGAGGACTTTGAGGAGTTGCTGAGAGAAGCAAAACGCctccatataaaagtcattttaGATTTTGTACCAAATCACACGAGCGACAACCACGAGTGGTTTATAAATTCGGTGAATCGAGTTGCGGGCTTTGAGGATTACTACGTATGGCATGATGGGTATGTGGATGCCAATGGTGAACCACAGCCACCAAATAATTGGGCATCTGTGTTCTATGGGTCAGCGTGGACTTGGAATGAGTTTCGTCGCCAATTCTATCTGCATCAATTTACAAGGGAACAGCCCGATTTGAATTTCCGCAATCCACAAGTTGTGGAGGAAATGGACCGCATTCTCCTGTTTTGGTTGGAGAAAGGCGTCGATGGTTTCCGCATTGATGCTGTAAATCATCTTTTTGAGGTGGACGATTACAGAGATGAACCACAGACAGGCACAGAATCCGATCCTAAATCCTACGCTTTCACACATCACTACTACACGAAGGATTTG CTTGAGAGCTATGAGATGGTGTACCATTGGCGCGAGCTCATGGATGAGTTCAAAGCGAAGAACGGCGGGGATGACAAAATAATGTTAACTGAAGCTTATGCCAATATATCATTCACAATGAAGTGGTACGGCTCGAGCGATGGAACTAAACTCGGAGCTCACattccattcaattttttactgATCACCGACCTGAACGCTAACTCGACCGCCAGGGATTTTCTCTATGCCATATCAAAGTGGATGATTTACAAACCCCTCGATGCAGCACCAAATTGGGTG CTGGGGAATCATGATCAGTCGAGAGTTGCCAGCAGATTTGGGCGTGAGCGTGTGGATGCCCTTAATGTGTTGCTCCTCACCCTCCCGGGCATTAGTATCACATACAATGGCGAAGAAATTGGCATGGAGGACAATGTGGAGATTTCTTGGGAGGAGTCCCGTGATCCAGCTGCCTGCAATACCAACTCAACCCTCTACATGAAGTTTACACGTGACCCGGAAAGGACACCCTTTCAGTGGAGCGATGATGCGAATGCGGGATTTTCTTCAGCACCCAGTACATGGCTACCCGTCCATCGGGACTATCGTTCCGTCAATTTGGCAAAGCAAAAGGCAAGCGAGAGAAGCCACtacaaattgtacaaaaagCTTACGGAGCTACGACGCCACCCCACGATGATTAACGGCGACTTCACTCCTATGGCAATGAACGACAATGTTCTTGCATACACGCGAGAGCTGAATGACCATCAGTTATTTGTTGTCGTCATAAATTTATCGAATCAGGAAGAGACGGTAAATCTTGCGAGGATTTTCCACCGGCTGCCACCCAAATTGCGCATCGTGGCTGCCGCCTCGCACTCCCACTATCGATCTGG AGACATATTTTCATCGCATTATGTAAATCTTGAACCCTGGGTGGGTATTGTTGCAGTGAAAATCTCCACGGTGGTGGAGAATCCTCATCATGCGGGGACTTGGGGTATTCCGCAGTGCCTCGAGGAATTCCTCGGCACTGCTGCTGCCCTGATTACAATCACAATTCTATATCATTATTTCAATTTGCACTATTTACCAAAATGCTCCTCCTGA
- the LOC129788999 gene encoding maltase 2-like isoform X2, with amino-acid sequence MLCVESLKMGFLRGNCVLRLNSILLLLCGVSSITCGDGASNLNGWVLYQIYPRSFMDTNGDGVGDLRGITAKLPYLSESGINATWLSPIFQSPMVDFGYDISDFTAIHPDYGTMEDFEELLREAKRLHIKVILDFVPNHTSDNHEWFINSVNRVAGFEDYYVWHDGYVDANGEPQPPNNWASVFYGSAWTWNEFRRQFYLHQFTREQPDLNFRNPQVVEEMDRILLFWLEKGVDGFRIDAVNHLFEVDDYRDEPQTGTESDPKSYAFTHHYYTKDLLESYEMVYHWRELMDEFKAKNGGDDKIMLTEAYANISFTMKWYGSSDGTKLGAHIPFNFLLITDLNANSTARDFLYAISKWMIYKPLDAAPNWVLGNHDQSRVASRFGRERVDALNVLLLTLPGISITYNGEEIGMEDNVEISWEESRDPAACNTNSTLYMKFTRDPERTPFQWSDDANAGFSSAPSTWLPVHRDYRSVNLAKQKASERSHYKLYKKLTELRRHPTMINGDFTPMAMNDNVLAYTRELNDHQLFVVVINLSNQEETVNLARIFHRLPPKLRIVAAASHSHYRSGDQLMAVNKLTLSKYDAFVATSSSVREVASILSVSCVLVGFLLLSLKFN; translated from the exons ATGTTGTGTGTAGAGAGTCTCAAGATGGGATTTCTTCGTGGGAATTGTGTGCTGAGACTCAATTCAATTCTATTGCTTCTATGTGGAGTGAGTAGCATCACTTGTGGTGATGGTGCGTCTAATCTGAATGGATGGGTCCTGTACCAAATCTACCCGCGCTCCTTCATGGACACAAATGGTGATGGTGTTGGTGACCTCCGTGGTATCACAGCAAAATTGCCGTATCTCAGTGAAAGTGGAATTAATGCTACATGGCTCAGTCCCATCTTTCAGTCACCAATGGTTGATTTTGGCTACGACATCTCCGATTTCACCGCCATCCATCCCGACTACGGCACCATGGAGGACTTTGAGGAGTTGCTGAGAGAAGCAAAACGCctccatataaaagtcattttaGATTTTGTACCAAATCACACGAGCGACAACCACGAGTGGTTTATAAATTCGGTGAATCGAGTTGCGGGCTTTGAGGATTACTACGTATGGCATGATGGGTATGTGGATGCCAATGGTGAACCACAGCCACCAAATAATTGGGCATCTGTGTTCTATGGGTCAGCGTGGACTTGGAATGAGTTTCGTCGCCAATTCTATCTGCATCAATTTACAAGGGAACAGCCCGATTTGAATTTCCGCAATCCACAAGTTGTGGAGGAAATGGACCGCATTCTCCTGTTTTGGTTGGAGAAAGGCGTCGATGGTTTCCGCATTGATGCTGTAAATCATCTTTTTGAGGTGGACGATTACAGAGATGAACCACAGACAGGCACAGAATCCGATCCTAAATCCTACGCTTTCACACATCACTACTACACGAAGGATTTG CTTGAGAGCTATGAGATGGTGTACCATTGGCGCGAGCTCATGGATGAGTTCAAAGCGAAGAACGGCGGGGATGACAAAATAATGTTAACTGAAGCTTATGCCAATATATCATTCACAATGAAGTGGTACGGCTCGAGCGATGGAACTAAACTCGGAGCTCACattccattcaattttttactgATCACCGACCTGAACGCTAACTCGACCGCCAGGGATTTTCTCTATGCCATATCAAAGTGGATGATTTACAAACCCCTCGATGCAGCACCAAATTGGGTG CTGGGGAATCATGATCAGTCGAGAGTTGCCAGCAGATTTGGGCGTGAGCGTGTGGATGCCCTTAATGTGTTGCTCCTCACCCTCCCGGGCATTAGTATCACATACAATGGCGAAGAAATTGGCATGGAGGACAATGTGGAGATTTCTTGGGAGGAGTCCCGTGATCCAGCTGCCTGCAATACCAACTCAACCCTCTACATGAAGTTTACACGTGACCCGGAAAGGACACCCTTTCAGTGGAGCGATGATGCGAATGCGGGATTTTCTTCAGCACCCAGTACATGGCTACCCGTCCATCGGGACTATCGTTCCGTCAATTTGGCAAAGCAAAAGGCAAGCGAGAGAAGCCACtacaaattgtacaaaaagCTTACGGAGCTACGACGCCACCCCACGATGATTAACGGCGACTTCACTCCTATGGCAATGAACGACAATGTTCTTGCATACACGCGAGAGCTGAATGACCATCAGTTATTTGTTGTCGTCATAAATTTATCGAATCAGGAAGAGACGGTAAATCTTGCGAGGATTTTCCACCGGCTGCCACCCAAATTGCGCATCGTGGCTGCCGCCTCGCACTCCCACTATCGATCTGG TGATCAATTAATGGCTGTGAATAAATTAACACTGTCCAAATATGACGCATTTGTGGCAACATCGAGCAGTGTACGAGAAGTCGCATCAATTCTCTCTGTTTCGTGTGTTCTCGTTGGGTTTCTTCTTCTCagcttaaaattcaattaa
- the LOC129789011 gene encoding alpha-glucosidase-like: protein MLKLLVLIISICNILTSALQVDVRREYDKQWYEHATFYQVYPRSFKDTNGDGVGDLPGITSKLEYLRNLGINAIWLSPCFQSPMVDNGYDVSDFRAIHDEFGTMADYEEMISVANDLGIKIMLDFVPNHSSDKHEWFERSVRREEPYTDFYVWHDGRQDAQGERIPPNNWISVFDGPAWTWNEERGQYYLHQFYPQQPDLNYRNPRVLEEMKNVLIFWLERGAAGFRLDAINHMFENPSLEDEPVSGWGDPGTYPYLDHIHTKDLLETYSVVEEFRRVVDNFAQEHGTDAKILMTEAYANISFTMMYYESAEGVQRAHMPFNFGLINDVHWDTTVRRIKEKIDEWLDNMPPAGTSNWVAGSHDHSRVGSRLGPERVGLMNTLVLTLPGTSITYYGEEIGMIDFRDFDFWDGRDPNRTPMQWDDTVFAGFTNGTKTWLPVHPGYVTRNVWQQDLGEQRTHLKHYRQLSALRKEDTFIHGDFLVKILGERVFGYIRSLPGHPTYCMVFNYHNQIEDVDLSVFAALPDTVEVVVSTLDSNYLPGNNVNIRNISMRPYDALVLKASGGKLLSPAISLLLFVLSKLLIWR from the exons atgctaaaattgcTTGTCTTAATCATCTCAATTTGCAACATTCTCACGTCAGCTTTGCAAGTTGATGTGCGCAGAGAATACGACAAACAGTGGTACGAGCACGCGACTTTTTATCAG GTGTACCCTCGATCATTCAAAGACACCAATGGGGATGGTGTGGGCGATTTGCCGGGGATAACGTCGAAATTGGAATACCTGAGAAATTTGGGAATCAATGCCATCTGGCTCAGTCCGTGCTTTCAGTCACCAATGGTGGACAATGGGTACGATGTTTCGGACTTTCGAGCTATTCACGATGAATTTGGCACAATGGCCGATTATGAGGAAATGATAAGTGTGGCAAATGATTTGGGGATTAAAATTATGTTGGATTTTGTGCCAAATCACTCAAGTGACAAACACGAGTGGTTTGAGAGATCTGTGAGACGTGAGGAGCCCTACACGGACTTCTATGTGTGGCACGATGGCAGGCAGGATGCCCAGGGTGAACGCATTCCACCCAATAATTGGATTTCAGTCTTCGATGGGCCAGCATGGACGTGGAATGAGGAACGGGGGCAGTACTATTTGCATCAATTCTACCCCCAACAGCCGGATTTGAACTATCGCAATCCGAGGGTGTTGGAGGAAATGAAGAATGTGTTGATTTTCTGGCTCGAACGTGGTGCAGCTGGCTTCCGTTTGGATGCCATCAATCACATGTTTGAGAATCCCAGTTTAGAGGATGAACCTGTCTCTGGGTGGGGTGACCCCGGGACATACCCATACCTCGATCACATTCACACAAAGGACCTCCTCGAAACGTACAGCGTGGTCGAGGAATTCCGCAGAGTTGTGGATAATTTTGCCCAAGAGCATGGTACAGATGCAAAAATTCTAATGACCGAAGCTTATGCAAATATTTCCTTTACAATGATGTACTATGAGTCGGCTGAGGGGGTTCAGCGTGCCCATATGCCATTCAATTTCGGGCTAATCAACGACGTGCACTGGGACACAACAGTGCGGAggattaaggagaaaattgacGAATGGCTCGATAACATGCCCCCTGCGGGGACATCAAATTGGGTGGCGGGAAGTCACGATCATTCGCGCGTAGGGAGTCGTTTGGGGCCCGAGAGGGTTGGTCTTATGAACACCCTGGTGCTCACACTCCCCGGCACGAGTATCACGTACTACGGCGAAGAGATTGGGATGATTGACTTCCGTGATTTTGACTTTTGGGATGGGCGTGACCCCAATAGGACACCAATGCAGTGGGATGACACCGTTTTCGCCGGGTTCACTAATGGCACCAAAACCTGGCTCCCCGTCCATCCGGGCTACGTGACGAGAAATGTGTGGCAGCAGGATTTGGGTGAACAACGTACCCATCTCAAGCACTACAGGCAGCTTTCGGCACTCCGGAAGGAGGACACATTCATTCATGGAGACTTCCTCGTCAAAATTCTCGGCGAGAGGGTATTCGGTTACATTAGATCCCTCCCCGGACATCCTACCTACTGCATGGTCTTCAATTACCATAATCAAATTGAAGATGTTGACTTGTCTGTCTTTGCAGCACTTCCAGACACGGTGGAAGTTGTCGTGTCAACGCTCGATTCCAATTATTTGCCTGG aaatAATGTTAACATTAGAAACATCTCAATGAGACCGTATGACGCATTGGTGCTAAAAGCTTCAGGTGGGAAACTCCTATCACCGGCGATAAGTCTGCTTTTGTTCGTGCTTTCGAAATTATTGATTTGGCGATAA